CGGTCGCATCGACGGTCGATCCATCGAAGTTCCCGACCGAATCCAGGAAACCGCCGTAGTCCGGGACGGTTTTCGCACCGTCACCGCCTTCCTCCTGTGCGGCGGCTGCGCCGGTGGCACTGAGGGTCGCCGCAGCACCGGCGGCCCCCCCTGCTGTCCGGACGAACTCCCGTCTGTTCATATACACTCTGGAATCAGGACTGAGTTTGTATAAACCCACCGAATACCACCCGCAGGAACCGTCATTACCCGGCTTCGTCAGTCTCGGTCGCCCCGTCTTCAGACCCCGAATTCTGTGGGTCGAGCTCCGGAACGAACTCCGGTCGTTCGCCGTCCTCGAGTCCGATAGCCCGGAGTCTGTCCCGGTACTCTTCGGCGCGGAACGTGTCCGAGAGCCTCGCGTTTGCGACGGTGAAAAAGAGGACGAGCGACACACCGATGAAGGCAGCGCCAGCCACGACCAGGAGCGCAATGCTGGTTCCCCTGTTGCCGATGACGCCAGCGGTCGCGAGTACTGCGCCCCCGAGCAGGGCAATCCCGGCCAGGAGCTGCGCCCCGGCAATCGCCTGTAACATCCAGTTACCGAGTTCGCCGCCACCCTCGGGAACTGACTCCGGTTCGGGAAGGGGCCTGTCGGGGACGTTCTCTGGCACGTCGTAGGAATCCATGGAACACAGCGCGACCGTGGGCTTCACGTCACGCATGACAGTCCCCTCGCCTTCGAGGCTGCCGTCCGGATAGACAACCGCGTAGCCTTCGTCGGAGTACGCGAGAACTCGCGGCGGGTCCCGATGGCGTTCGATGCGGGCGAACACGTCGCGGTTTGCAACGCGGTTCCGCAGGTCCCGCGTGACCCGGTCGAGCAGGTCGTCGCCGGTGATCCAGGAGTCCTCGTCGAAGGCAACGTCCCATTCCTCAGCAGTCATCTCGGCCATGTCCGCCGGGCCGAAGTTGTCGAAGTCGTACTTCTCTTCGACCTGCTTCCGGAGTGCCTCCGTGTCGAGTTCCTCGCCCGACTCTCCGTCGTCGGCCGTCTCGCCGCCGTCATCCTTGGCCCCGTGTTCGCCGGGCTCGGTTTCGGCAGCTACCGCGTCCGCAGGGGTGTTCCCGCGCTCGTCCTCCGTGGGAGACGTCGAGTCCGGGTCGGCCATTGCCCGGGTGTACGGACCGCGACGGCTTACAAGTTCTGACCTTCTGCATCCGGCAGTCTTTAGCGAGCACTGTCCCTAGGTCGGCCTATGGTGTCGGACGGCCTCGTGGCCACAGTCGTGTTACTGTCGGTGAGCCTCAGCCTCCCCTGTTTCCTGTACGGCGCGTATTACATCATCGAGACGGAGCCGGTCACCTGGGACGTGCTCGTGCACCATCTGAAGTTCGTCACGACGGGGCTGGTGTTGACCACAGTCCCGATGGTGTTCTGGATGATTCCACGCCTGCCGGACCAGCTCGGTGGCTTGTCCGCCGTCCACGCGATGCTCGGCCTGCAGGCCTACGCGCTGCTTGCCTTCGGCGGAACCGGAATCGTTCGCATCTTCCGCGCAAAGCGGGAACACGACCTCTACAACGAGTACGACGAAGACCTGTTACTGGACGAAATCGGGGACGAGACGTTCAGCCACTGGCGCTCGCGGCTCCGTATCGGCGTGTTCGGATACGTCATCTTCTGGCTGCTGGCGTATCTGGTCGGTATCGCTCGGTACGCCCTCCGCTACGTGGCGTGAGCGCCGTCGATAGCGGATCTGATTCTCGGAATCTGCGAACGGACTAGATGTTTCATTAGCATTGCATGTCCATCGCTAGCTGTGGTTCCAATGTACGAACACATCCTCTTTCCGACGGACGGTAGTTCCGGAGCAGAAGCCGCGCTGGCACACGCACGCACTCTCGCCGAAACGCACAACGCGACGTTACACATCATGACCGTCCTCGATACGTCGTCGCCGCATATCGGGATGACTGCCGCAGGCCCGGAAGGGGCAACGACCGGCATGACTGCGGAGGAGCACGACGAGTCGGAGTCGGGGATGGTCAACGAAGAACACAACATCGAATCGTCGCTGCGGGAGCGGTCACAGGCCATCGTCGACGCGGCGGCAGACGAGGTCGACGGAGTCGACACCGTCACCGCCGTCGAACACGGCCCACCGCACAGCGCGATCCTCGACTACGTCGACGAGAACGACATCGACCTCATCGTTATGGGGACCCACGGTCGAACAGGAGTCGAGCGATATCTCCTCGGTAGCGTCGCCGAAAAAGTCGTCAGAACGTCCGATGTGCCGGTTCTCACTGTACGCCTCGGAGAGGACGACAGCTGAAGCCCTCGCGCGGGGCTACCACGCCTCGCCGCTAGCGAGGTCGACGTCGCTGTCTCCTTTCTCGGAGGGACAGATGTCCGCGAGCACGCACGCTCCGCACTCCGCGGAGCGCGCGCCACACACCGCTCGCCCGTGGTCGATAAGAAGGTGCGTGAACTGTTGCCACTCGTCGCTGGGCACCACGTCGAGCAGGTCCTGTTCGATGGCTTCCGGACGCTCTTCTTCGGTAAGGCCCAGTCGCCGCGACAGGCGCTGGACGTGCGTATCGACGACGATGCCTTCGACAATGTCGTGGCCGTGCTGGAGGACGACGTTCGCCGTCTTCCGGCCCACGCCCGGGAGGTCGGTCAGCGCCGACATCGTGTCAGGCACCTCGCCGTCGTGTTCCTCGGCCAGAATTTCGCCGATTCCCTGGAGGTAGCCGCCCTTGTTGTTGTGAAAGGTGATGCCGTAGATGTCCTCAGCGAGTTGCTCCTCGGTAGCTTCGGCGTAGTCTTCGGCGCTCTGGTACTTTTCGAACAGGTCCGCCGTGACCTCGTTGACCCGCTCGTCGGTACACTGCGCGGAGAGGACGACAGCGATCAGCAGTTCCAGGCGGTTGCTGTAGTTCAGTGAGATAGCCGAATCGGGGTATTCTTCGTGGAGGCGGTCGACGACCTCTGTTGCCTGTTCTTCGCGTGACTCCAGCAGCGTTCCCATACCTCAGAGCAGTGCTGGGTTCCCTTTGGCGTGTCGTTCTTCGCTGTCTGGTCTACAACTGGTATCATTACACATACCACGGCAACACCCTTGTATCAACTATGAGTACTCTTGTACGTGCCAGGACCAGTGTTCATCCACGGCGAGCAGGTGACACTCCACCCACAGCAAGCAACCGACAGCGACCTGCTACAGCGACTATTAAACGAGCCGCAGGTCCGGCAAAACATCGGGTTCACCGAGCCACTCTCCGAGCCAGCCGCCGAAGACCTCGACAGCCGCGATGCCGACACGCACTTCGTCGTCTGTGTAGACGACGAGCCGGTGGGGACGTGTTCGCTTCACGAAGACTACCACCCGTGGGGGTTTGGTGTGCTCGGGTACTCGATGTGTCCGGACCGCTGGGGCAACGGCTACGCGACTGACGCTGTCGACTGCCTCGCACAGTACGCGTTTCAGGAACTGCGATTGAACAAACTCGGAGCGGACTGCTATGCCACCAACCCGGCTTCCGCGCGTGTGCTGGAAAAAGTCGGGTTCCAGCAGGAGGGTCGACGCCGCGACCACGCCTTCGTCGACGGCGAGTACGTCGACCTGCTGGAGTATGGCCTGCTCGCTGACGAGTGGTGTCCTTGAAAATATCTCACACACCTACCGAAGCTTCTTTCACCATCCCTTCGTCGGCTTGTGTATGCCCGGACCAACATTCCTCCGGGGCGAGACAATCACGCTCCGAACGGTCGAAGACGAAGACGTGTCGTTCCTGCAAGAGACCATCAACGACCCGGATGTCAGACACGGCCTCTCGGCCACGGAGCCGATCTCCGAACGGGCTGAACGCGAGTGGGTCGAATCCGTGGCCAGCGGCGAGTCCGATGACGTCCACCTGCTCGTCTGTGCTGACGGCGAGGCGGTCGGTATCATCGGGCTGAACGACGTCACGGACCGAATGGGTATGGCCGAGGTCGGCTACTGGCTCACGCCGGACGCGTGGGGCAACGGCTACGCGACCGACGCCGTCCGGACGCTCACCGAGTACGCCTTTCAGGAGCGGCGGTTCCACCGGGTGTACGCGAAGGTCTTCGCCGGCAACGAGGGGTCCCAACGCGTGCTCGAAAAGGCGGGGTTCAAGCGGGAGGGGACGATGCGGGACCACTGGTTCCGCGACGGCCGCTACGAGGACGTGTATCTCTATGGACTGCTAGAGGGCGAACTGGACCGCGGTGAGTAGCTACAACTCGGCGAGGCCACGCAGAACCGTGTCGAGGTCCGGTACAGTCCCGTCCAAATCATCGAATGCTGTCGCCGCCCGAACGCGACATCGCTTGTCAACGACGAACGCCGCTCGCTGCATGCTCCCGTCCTGTTTTCGGACGCCGAACTGCGCAGCGACGCCGTGGGTGTCGGCCAGCAGGGGGTAGGGAAGCGACAGCGCCGCCGCGAGTGACTGGCAGTCGTCGATACCCGCCGGGAGAACGCCAAAGACTGCTACAGCGTCCGAGACGCCTGCCCAGTCTGTCTCGGCTAACTCGGTGAGGAGGGTCCGCGAATCGGAGGCGTCGCCGGGAGCGAAGGCGACGACCGCCGGCGCGCGGTTCGTTGCGGCCGACAGCCGATAGGTACCAACACCTCCGCCAGCGGTCCCCTGCAGGTCGAAGTCCGGGGCCGGATCGCCAGGGCTGAGCATACCGAGCGAACGGGGAAGCGGGACAAAAGTCCCGCGACCTATAGTAGCCATTGAAAATCAGTGCACACCTGCTCGCACGACGGCAGTGCGATCAGTGTGTAATTCGTTTCAATTGTTACTATAGACAGGCGACTGCTCCCTGTGTAGGGACGCTGGCAGCGGCATCAGAGTGCGGCCAGCAGTCGTTGTCCGGGGGCATCTCGTAGCATTTGCTCCCCCGAGCTGGAGACGTTTCAGTCGCAAAGAAGCTTTATAAGCCGTCCGACCAACCACCGTCGTATGGGAATGGAGAATCTACCACAGGAGATTACAGCCCTCGTGGGTCGCGAGGTGTATTCGAAAAACGGCGTGTTCGTCGGCGAAGTCGAAGACCTTCGGCTGGAACTCGACCGCAAGGAAGTGACGGGGCTGGCACTCACCCAGCTCAACACGGAGCTGTTCGACGAAGAAGTGAACACAGCCCGGGGCGTCATCATTCCGTACCGGTGGGTCCAGGCTGTCGGCGATGTCGTCATCGTCAGCGATATCGTCGAACGGCTCCGCCAGCCCGAGGCCGGCGACGAGGAAGAGGAAGTCCCCGCCTAGTTTCCGTTCGAACTCTCGCTACTGCTGTCGACACCCATCGCTTCGAACAGTTTCCGCTTGACTGCTTCTTCAGTGAGTTCTAGCAGGGTGTCTCTGTTGTCGTCGCTCGTATCTAAACCGGTGAAGATGCCGAGCGGTATCTCGACGCTGGCGTCCGTGGAGTGACCCGCCGTCTCGCCCATCCCGCCGAACGCGTCCGACAGCACCTTGCCGATGTTCATCCGGATATCCTTCGAGCGCGCGGCGAGGTAGATGGTGTCGTCGGCGATGGCAAACACGGCTGTGGTCGTGATGCCCTCCAGATTGAGGAGGTGCTGGGCCGCCTGCGCCAGCGCATCGCGATCCCGGATGAATCCGGCGTTGGAGACGAGATGGCTTCCCTGAACCTCGCGGTTCCGGATCGCTTCCGCGAGCACGTCGAGCGTCTCCGGACTCATCGACGGCGATTCGACCTGTTCGAGCGTGTCGTGGTCGGCGAAGGGATACAGGTACGCCGCGGCGGTCAGGTCCGCCGGCGTCGTGTCCCGTTTGAAATCCAGCGTCTCGGCGCGGATGCCGTACAGCAGCGCTGTGGCGACGCTCTGGTCGAGATTGAGGTCCAGTTCCTGAATGTATTTCGTGAGAATCGTCGACGTGGCCGAGATGTTCGGCCGGATATCGGAGAAGGCGGCGTCGTGTTCTAGTTCGTGTTCGTGCTCGTAGTGGTCGACGACGATGTCGACCGAGTCGATGGCCGGTTCGCCGCCCTTGGCAACGTCCACCAGCGCGAACGTGTCGTATTCGTCGAGGTCGACGTCCTCGTTCGATGTCAGTTCGATACCGAGGAGATTGACGAACGCGCGGTTCTCCTGGTGGCCAATCTCGCCCTCGTAGATGATGTCGGCCTCGACGTCGCGGCTCGCAGCGATGGCCCGCAACGCGGCCGCTGAAGCGATGGAGTCCGGGTCCGGCGACCGGTGGATAAGTATCGCCATGCGTTCCTCGGTCCCGTCGATGACGTCCCCGAGCTGTGAGGCCTTGTACTCCAGTTCCCCGGTTTCCAGCGCTCGAAGCGCCGAATCGGCGATGACCGCCGAGGGGTTGATGACCACGTCCGCACCGAGCTCAGTGAGGTCGTCGGCCGACACCGGGTCGTCGGCGCGGGCGACGATGAACTGCTCGCCGCCGGACTCCCGGATGTTCCGGACTGCTTCGGCGTTGGCGTTCACGTCCGGGGACATGATGAGCACCACGTCGCGGTCGGCGACCGTCTGGGCGACGTCAGTCTCGCAGATGTCTGCCTGCTGTGCGTTGAGGTCCTGATCGCGGAGCGCCTCGACTCGCCCCTCGTCCGCGTCGAGGATGAGTACGTCTTTCCCCTCCTCGACGAGTTCTTCCGCCACGGCGTGGCCAACACTCCCACACCCGAGGATGGCGTAGGTCGACATAGAGGCCATCGTGATGCCGCTGGCTGTACTCATTAGTGTCTATATCGCTTGGCGTCAAGCCTCTTTAATGCCAGCTATTTCTCCAACAACTGGGAACGGCTCCCCGAAAGATCGGTTCGAGAGGGCGTCAAAGGGCGTCTAGTGTGGGCATAGTCGGACCCTGTGCGATTGGTCTCTCAGTTCAGCACCGCTAGCTGACTGGTGTGTACAAGAAACGTGAGACCGACCGACACGAGGCGTCCGAATGAAAACCTATTTTACCGGGCCGTCCAGAGCAATGAGTGCACTGGGCCGGTAGCTCAGTCTGGCAGAGCGACGGCCTCTTAAGCCGTCGGTCGAGGGTTCAAATCCCTTCCGGCCCGCTTTTGCGACGAACACTTCGTGAGGAGCAAAGCGGCTACGAAGCGGTTTTGAACGATGGAGCGAGCGACCTGTGGGAGCGAAGTTCCGGTGGTTCAAATCCATTCCGGCCCGTATTCTTGCGCCGCGAACGAAACCGTGAGCGGCGCGAATTCGATAGGAATGGGTTTGAATGACGGCACGAGTGAGTGTCAACGAGCGAAGTGCAGGTAGTTCAAGTCCATTCCGGCCCGTTTTCCTGCGAACGACGGTGAGAAGTGAAAACTCCAGAAGGATTTGAAGTAAGGAGGGCGTGCACAGCGAAGCGAGCACGTCCGACCGTGGTTCAAATCCATTCCGGCCCGTTTTTGCGACGCCCTCTCTGTGAGAGCGAAGCAGCTACCGGGCGGAGTGAACGATGGAACGAGCGGCGGAAAGGGGGCGACGTTTACAGACTCAGCCACTCACGTCGTACAGGTCGTCAGTGTCGGTGGCGAGCACTGCGTTGACGACGACGCCGACCATCAGGACAATCGCGGCCACGTACGTGCTCGTGAGGATGAGGATGAGCCCGCTGAGAACGCCGTAGATGGCGTACTGTCCGGCGTTGGCGGCAAAGAACTGGATTGCCGCGTGGAGAGCGGTCCAGCCCATTGCGGTCGTCATCGCGCCGGGGAGGGCATCTTGTGGCGAACTCGCGACGCGTGACGGGACGAAATACAGGGGCAGCAGCGTGACGGTCAGCGCGACGAACAGGACGGCGAACCCGACGAGTACGCTCAGCGGGCCGGTAGCAAAGAGAGCCAAAAACACGCTCTGGACAAGTATCACCAGAACGGCGGCCGTAAGCGTCCCGAGGACAGTTGCGGCGTCACACACCTGCCGCGCGAGTGGCTGCTCTGTCACCGCCTCGATACGCTCGACGACGGTCAGGACGCCGACGGCGACGTTGGCACCGCTCCACGCCAGCACGACCACGGAGAGGACAGTCGCCGCTGTCCGGCCCGTCGCCGCCGTCAATCCCTCGTACAGTAGTTGCTGTGTGTCAGGGGTGAGAAACTGCGCGCCCGTGACTGAAACCACGCCGGCCAGTTGCCGGCCGAAGACGATGAAAACGAGCAACAGCACCGGCATGAGCGAGATGAACGCGTAGTACGCCAGCGACGTCGCGATGTACCTGATGTCGCTCTCGTACGCGATGCTGGCGACTGTCTTCGCAGTTGCCACCCACTCGGCTCGTCGCACCATATCCCGAAAAGGGTGGAAGCAGGGAAACATGTTTGTTCTGAGATAACTGTGGTCGAGGGACAGCTACGACTGGTCGTCCGCAGACCGTCCTCAGCCCTCACGACGTACTGCGCCTGCAGGGCCACGTATGGTTAGCTCAGCCGTCCAATCGCTTTCGCATCTCGACGTGTGGGATGCCGGCTTCCTCGAATTCGTCGCTAACCGTTTCGTAGCCGAGTTGCCCGTAAAACGACTCGACGTGGGTCTGTGCGTGGAGTGTGAGCGTAGTCGCGCCGTCGTCGCGAGCGGCGTCTTCGACGGCTCGCATCAGCGCTGCGCCGACGCCGTCGCCCCGATAGGGCTCGCGGACCGCGACCCGTTCGACCTTGCCGACCGTTGACTCGGGGAACCGGAGTCGGGCGGTCCCGACAGGATACTCGCCGTCACGGGCCAGAAACTGGACGGCGTCCGAGTCGTTCCCGTCGAGTTCTTCGTCCTCGGAGACGCCCTGTTCCTCGACGAACACCGCTGTTCGGACGGCTGTTGCCGCGTCTTCGAACTGGTCCCAGGTCCCAACCTCGACAGCGTAGTCGCTCATGACCGCAACTTCGAGCGGGTCCCCTGTATGTGCTGTTACTGGGAATCGCCGAAACCATCAACACAGACCCGGGTGTAGCGGGCATGCATGACGTACGACTACGCTCGCGACCACGAGCACGAACTGTCGGCGGAGTATCTGTACGCCTCTGACGCAGAGGTTCTGGGAATCTACGACTCCGATGACTCTCTACAGGTCGACGTGGCCGTCATCTGCCCCGAATGCAGCGAGACACTCTGCCTGGAAACGACCGTCGACAAAGTCACGTCGTCCGGGACGGATCTGCCACTGGACGAAGACTACTACGACTAATCGACGTATCCGCAATAATTTTTTCCGCGGCGCGAGTACGGCCGTCCGCTATGTCCGACTTCGACACGTTCGAGTGTTCGAGCTGTGGTGAGTCGTTCAAAGCGTACCCCGACGCGAATGCAGCACGGAAAGAAGCGTGTAGTCCGACCTGCGAAACCGCGGTATAATCAGCTGCGGCTTTTTACATCCCCTTCGGTTGTCAGCGTTAGCTGTCGGGGCTGTAGTTGGGCGCTTCGTCCGTAATCATCACGTCGTGCGGGTGGCTCTCCTGCTGTCCGGCCGCGGAGACCCGCACGAACTCGGCGCGTTGCTTGAACTCGGGAATCGTCTCGGCCCCGACGTAGCCCATCCCGGACTGCATCCCGCCGACGAGCTGGTGGAGTTCGGAGGCCAGCGAACCCTTGTACGGCGTCGCGGCTTCGACGCCCTCGGGGACGAACTCCTCGCCCTCCTCGTCGTCCTTGAGGTAGCGCTCGCCGCCACCCTCGTTCATCGCGCCGACGCTGCCCATCCCGCGGTACTGCTTGTACTTCTTGCCGTTCATGGTGATGACGCGGCCCGGAGCCTCGTCGGTCCCGGCGAAGTACGAGCCAAGCATCACCGCGTCCGCACCCGCGGCGATGGCCTTGATGGCGTCCCCGGAGTATCGGATGCCGCCGTCGGCGATGACCGGCACGTCGTGCTGGCTCGCTACGTCAGCGACCTGCGCGACGGCGGTGATCTGGGGCATTCCCGCACCGGTGACCACGCGGGTCGTACAGATGGAACCGGGACCGATACCGACCTTGACGCCGTCGGCGAAGTCGACGACGGCCTCGGCGGCTTCCCGGGTGCCGATGTTCCCGACGACCACGTCGGCGTCTACTTCGGCCTTGATCTCGCGGGCGCTCTCGATGACGTTCGCGTTGTGGGCGTGCGCGCAGTCGATGAACAGGATGTCGACGCCGGCCTCGTCTGCGACCTGCGCGCGGTCCATCTCGAAGGGACCGACGGCGGCACCACAGCGGAGCGAGCCGTCGTCCGCGCGGGCGGCCTGGTCGTACTCGCGGCGCTGGAGGATGCCCTGCATCGTGACCAGCCCGACGAGCCGGTTCTCGTCGTCGACGATGGGGACGCGCTCGATCTTGTGGTCGTACATCAGTTCCAGCGCCTCACGGGGCGTCACGTCCTCGGGGGCGGTGACGACTTCGTCGGTCATCGCGTCCGTGACGGCGTCGTCCTCGCCGACCTCCAGATACGGCCGGATGTCCGTCCCGGAGATGATGCCCAGCACTGCGCCGTTGTCGTCGTCGACGACCGGCGCGCCGGAGACACCCTCGTGTTCCATCATCTCGTCGACCTCACTGACGGTCTGGTTCGGGCTGGCCGTCACGACGTCGCGGATGATGAGCTCGTCGGCGCGTTTGACTCGCTCGATCTCGGTCGCCATCTCGTCGGCGTTCATGTTGCGGTGGAGGACGCCGATACCACCCTGTCGCGCCATCGCGATCGCCATGTCGCTCTCGGTGACGGTGTCCATCGCCGCGGAGAGGACGGGAACGGTCAGCTCGACGGATTTCGAGACCCGCGTCGTCGTGTCTGCCTCGTCTGGTTCGACCCGGGACTCCTTGGGTCTGAGGAGTACGTCGTCGAACGTCAGCGCCTCCGGCATTCGGAGCTTCTCTGAGAAAGGCTCGGAATCGTTCGCCATGTAAATCGTCCACGACGGCCCGGCAAAAACGTTGCGAGACTCGGCGCTACGTGGGGTTCGATGCCACACTTGTCTCGGGAAGCCCGTTCCAGAAATACGCCCGTGATGCCGCACTTGTCATTCCCTGCTCTCGAAGGTGAGACATTCGTCCACAAACATCGAGGTATTTCGGAGAATCGGTGGCGTATGTGCGCAGTTCTCACGCAACGGTTATGTGGGAATGAAGGATAATTAAAAACATGCGACTCACCGAACCCGCACGGAACGGTACTGCCCGCCAGATGACGCCTACAGCGTCGGGCAACACAGCGTTCGCGTGGTTCGGTACCAAGTTCTGGCAGTTCTGTCGTGTTTGTCAGGACCGAGTGAGAACCTCCCGACGGGAGTTGGGTTACGCTCGACCGTAACACGACATGAGTATCTCCAGAC
The genomic region above belongs to Haloarcula hispanica ATCC 33960 and contains:
- a CDS encoding DUF7319 domain-containing protein, whose protein sequence is MADPDSTSPTEDERGNTPADAVAAETEPGEHGAKDDGGETADDGESGEELDTEALRKQVEEKYDFDNFGPADMAEMTAEEWDVAFDEDSWITGDDLLDRVTRDLRNRVANRDVFARIERHRDPPRVLAYSDEGYAVVYPDGSLEGEGTVMRDVKPTVALCSMDSYDVPENVPDRPLPEPESVPEGGGELGNWMLQAIAGAQLLAGIALLGGAVLATAGVIGNRGTSIALLVVAGAAFIGVSLVLFFTVANARLSDTFRAEEYRDRLRAIGLEDGERPEFVPELDPQNSGSEDGATETDEAG
- the nth gene encoding endonuclease III produces the protein MGTLLESREEQATEVVDRLHEEYPDSAISLNYSNRLELLIAVVLSAQCTDERVNEVTADLFEKYQSAEDYAEATEEQLAEDIYGITFHNNKGGYLQGIGEILAEEHDGEVPDTMSALTDLPGVGRKTANVVLQHGHDIVEGIVVDTHVQRLSRRLGLTEEERPEAIEQDLLDVVPSDEWQQFTHLLIDHGRAVCGARSAECGACVLADICPSEKGDSDVDLASGEAW
- a CDS encoding PRC-barrel domain-containing protein, producing the protein MENLPQEITALVGREVYSKNGVFVGEVEDLRLELDRKEVTGLALTQLNTELFDEEVNTARGVIIPYRWVQAVGDVVIVSDIVERLRQPEAGDEEEEVPA
- a CDS encoding redoxin domain-containing protein, producing the protein MLSPGDPAPDFDLQGTAGGGVGTYRLSAATNRAPAVVAFAPGDASDSRTLLTELAETDWAGVSDAVAVFGVLPAGIDDCQSLAAALSLPYPLLADTHGVAAQFGVRKQDGSMQRAAFVVDKRCRVRAATAFDDLDGTVPDLDTVLRGLAEL
- a CDS encoding GNAT family N-acetyltransferase encodes the protein MPGPTFLRGETITLRTVEDEDVSFLQETINDPDVRHGLSATEPISERAEREWVESVASGESDDVHLLVCADGEAVGIIGLNDVTDRMGMAEVGYWLTPDAWGNGYATDAVRTLTEYAFQERRFHRVYAKVFAGNEGSQRVLEKAGFKREGTMRDHWFRDGRYEDVYLYGLLEGELDRGE
- a CDS encoding DUF7321 family protein, giving the protein MVSDGLVATVVLLSVSLSLPCFLYGAYYIIETEPVTWDVLVHHLKFVTTGLVLTTVPMVFWMIPRLPDQLGGLSAVHAMLGLQAYALLAFGGTGIVRIFRAKREHDLYNEYDEDLLLDEIGDETFSHWRSRLRIGVFGYVIFWLLAYLVGIARYALRYVA
- a CDS encoding universal stress protein, translated to MYEHILFPTDGSSGAEAALAHARTLAETHNATLHIMTVLDTSSPHIGMTAAGPEGATTGMTAEEHDESESGMVNEEHNIESSLRERSQAIVDAAADEVDGVDTVTAVEHGPPHSAILDYVDENDIDLIVMGTHGRTGVERYLLGSVAEKVVRTSDVPVLTVRLGEDDS
- a CDS encoding YihY/virulence factor BrkB family protein, coding for MVRRAEWVATAKTVASIAYESDIRYIATSLAYYAFISLMPVLLLVFIVFGRQLAGVVSVTGAQFLTPDTQQLLYEGLTAATGRTAATVLSVVVLAWSGANVAVGVLTVVERIEAVTEQPLARQVCDAATVLGTLTAAVLVILVQSVFLALFATGPLSVLVGFAVLFVALTVTLLPLYFVPSRVASSPQDALPGAMTTAMGWTALHAAIQFFAANAGQYAIYGVLSGLILILTSTYVAAIVLMVGVVVNAVLATDTDDLYDVSG
- a CDS encoding GNAT family N-acetyltransferase, which produces MSDYAVEVGTWDQFEDAATAVRTAVFVEEQGVSEDEELDGNDSDAVQFLARDGEYPVGTARLRFPESTVGKVERVAVREPYRGDGVGAALMRAVEDAARDDGATTLTLHAQTHVESFYGQLGYETVSDEFEEAGIPHVEMRKRLDG
- a CDS encoding DHH family phosphoesterase, with amino-acid sequence MSTASGITMASMSTYAILGCGSVGHAVAEELVEEGKDVLILDADEGRVEALRDQDLNAQQADICETDVAQTVADRDVVLIMSPDVNANAEAVRNIRESGGEQFIVARADDPVSADDLTELGADVVINPSAVIADSALRALETGELEYKASQLGDVIDGTEERMAILIHRSPDPDSIASAAALRAIAASRDVEADIIYEGEIGHQENRAFVNLLGIELTSNEDVDLDEYDTFALVDVAKGGEPAIDSVDIVVDHYEHEHELEHDAAFSDIRPNISATSTILTKYIQELDLNLDQSVATALLYGIRAETLDFKRDTTPADLTAAAYLYPFADHDTLEQVESPSMSPETLDVLAEAIRNREVQGSHLVSNAGFIRDRDALAQAAQHLLNLEGITTTAVFAIADDTIYLAARSKDIRMNIGKVLSDAFGGMGETAGHSTDASVEIPLGIFTGLDTSDDNRDTLLELTEEAVKRKLFEAMGVDSSSESSNGN
- the guaB gene encoding IMP dehydrogenase yields the protein MANDSEPFSEKLRMPEALTFDDVLLRPKESRVEPDEADTTTRVSKSVELTVPVLSAAMDTVTESDMAIAMARQGGIGVLHRNMNADEMATEIERVKRADELIIRDVVTASPNQTVSEVDEMMEHEGVSGAPVVDDDNGAVLGIISGTDIRPYLEVGEDDAVTDAMTDEVVTAPEDVTPREALELMYDHKIERVPIVDDENRLVGLVTMQGILQRREYDQAARADDGSLRCGAAVGPFEMDRAQVADEAGVDILFIDCAHAHNANVIESAREIKAEVDADVVVGNIGTREAAEAVVDFADGVKVGIGPGSICTTRVVTGAGMPQITAVAQVADVASQHDVPVIADGGIRYSGDAIKAIAAGADAVMLGSYFAGTDEAPGRVITMNGKKYKQYRGMGSVGAMNEGGGERYLKDDEEGEEFVPEGVEAATPYKGSLASELHQLVGGMQSGMGYVGAETIPEFKQRAEFVRVSAAGQQESHPHDVMITDEAPNYSPDS
- a CDS encoding GNAT family N-acetyltransferase, whose amino-acid sequence is MPGPVFIHGEQVTLHPQQATDSDLLQRLLNEPQVRQNIGFTEPLSEPAAEDLDSRDADTHFVVCVDDEPVGTCSLHEDYHPWGFGVLGYSMCPDRWGNGYATDAVDCLAQYAFQELRLNKLGADCYATNPASARVLEKVGFQQEGRRRDHAFVDGEYVDLLEYGLLADEWCP